Sequence from the Tripterygium wilfordii isolate XIE 37 chromosome 10, ASM1340144v1, whole genome shotgun sequence genome:
AGGCTGCGGAGGAGACCAACTTCACACTAGTTGCAGAAACAATGACACCTGTTAGTACTTATGAAGATCCTAATAGTAACTTGGATGAAACTGCAGAGGTAAAAGACACTGGAGAATATGTGGGAAAACGCAAGATCATACAACATGCTAATGCTGCACAAGATACTTCAGCAAATTCTTCAAAGGAATTTCAGGATTCTTTGAGTAAAAGACAGAGGAAACTATTGACTTTGGATGTAGTTGTTGCAGCTAGTGAAGCTAAGCCAAGTTTGGATCACAATTCCACAGGTGTTATAGAAAATGTTGACCTTCAGATAACTGGAAGAAACACTGTAAGTGAATCTACTGAACACACGTTGAAGGAAAGCATGGATGTTACCACAGATGGAGCCAAAGACGTAACAGAAGTTCATGAACCacattcatcttcttcttctccaggaGGAGATCTTGGTGGGATTGCAATTGGTTCTGATTGGAAACCTATTGAGAAAGAATTATTCTTGAAGGGAGTGGAGATGTTCGGGAAAAACAGGTATGGGTTTCCAATTTCTGCTACATTTTCCTCAGCTTAAATAGTCTTTGATGCACATTGATAATTATGGTTGAGAATTAATATTGAATCTTTTCTTGATTTCATGTAATTTAATAGAATCTGTAGACCTGTTATTTATTCATCCAAGGATCCCTTCATAATTGACACTTCTCCAAAAGCATATGCTATACTTGATACAGACATAGTTATtttgcattttattttatttttcttgcggTTCTGTGTTCTAACGTATATGTTTCCACTTTATTACTTCATATAGCTTTACGCTTTTGCAGTTGCCTTATAGCCAGGAATTTGCTCTCGGGCTTGAAGACTTGCGTAGAAGTTTCGAACTACATATGTGGCAGTGGAGCTACAGTGCCTCATAGATTTCTTGCACCAAGTTTGTCTCTGGAAGAATGTGGGAAGAGTGAAACAGATAATACGGTGTGTATTATCATAATttccctttcattttcttttaaaaagtcTTATGGCCTTTTTTAATGGCATTTAGAGATTATTTGTTGTTTGCACAATATATTGAAGAATGTCTGTGTTCTTCGCATTATTAAATTTCACAGGCAGTTGTGGGAAGCAACATCTATGCCATTTATATATCTTAATTTTTTACTATTTCAGGAGCAAGAGATGCCAACAAGGTCACGTCTACTTCGTAGAAGGGGTAGAACACGAAAGCTTAAATATTCCCGGAAGTCTGCAGGTCATCCCTCATTTAGGAAAAGAATTGCTGATGGGAAAAGCCAGTCATGTAAGCAGTACTCCCCTTGTGGATGCCAGTCTATGTGTGGAAAACAATGCCCTTGTATGCTTGACGGAacatgctgtgaaaaatattgcGGGTATGTTGAATTGCATTTCGATTAGGTATTACTGAGTATGTTCAATGCGCTTCGGTTTAGGTTCCATTCCTCATGGTTAAAGTTTATTCTAGATTGCGTAATATGTGAGTTTGAGATATGTTGAATTCCTTAATCATTTGCCCATCTATTTTTTCTTGTTAACCATGAATTTATTTGATGTCTTGGATTACAAGATCGCTTTGTTTATTTTGGCTAGTCTTTTGAATCATTTCAATAGAAGAGAAAATTCACCTCTTTTAATTTTTGAGTGCTATCAAAATTTGAATTATGCAAGGAGCTACAATTCTCCAGGTGCTCAAAGAGTTGTAAAAACCGGTTTCGGGGATGCCACTGTGCGAAAAGTCAATGCAGAAGCCGACAGTGTCCATGTTTTGCTGCTGGACGTGAATGTGATCCGGATGTTTGTCGAAACTGCTGGGTTAGGTATTAAATTTCTCTCCATGCTTACTTTGTGAATACTAGTGTAATAGATGTTTGGAACACCATGTTAAAAGTATTTCCCCCTAATTATATGGCTAATCATGGATTTCAAGCGGTTTCTGGTTTCCCTTACGGATTTTAGAATGGACATATATGTGCTACATTGGTATCAAAAAGAGAGTATCTTAGTTAACAACTGAAAATTCATCAGAAACAGACTCTGACGCTGTATTTAACTAAAGATTGATGGAGGAATAATATGATATTATCGTGTATAAGAGTAAGACCAAGCATTTCAGATGCATTTATGAGAAGCACATTCTCTGGGATGTGAGACATTTTAGGCATTCACATCAGCTCAGGTTGGTGGATTAAGTCTTACTGCTAAAGTTGGTAGCCAGCACGTGCATTTGTACATGGATTTAATCATATTATTTATGCTTGTTACTCGTTAGGGCCATGGAGAGTTGAGAATGTTTACAGATGTATGTCCTCATGCTCGGGGGTGTGTTAATTTAATGGAGGTTTTTCATTTCATACtttccattttccttttcttctttccttggCTGATTTCTTTCTTAGGGTTTGGAAGGGTGGTGGGGCTGGGATGAGTTCTTAATCATTCTTATCTCTTTTTATTGTCGAGAGTAGTTTGAAAACGTATCAGTCACTTACAAAACGATTCATATATGCACAGTATGTTATATCCTATTTTTGACAGTCATGTATGTGGTTCAATGAAATCTTTCAGTTTTTCCCAGTTTTTCATGTGTTGAGCGTCACTTGTTCCCTGATTAGAgaacaaatcatttttttattggagTGTTACTTCATCTCTGGCATTGCTTTTATGTAATCCATGCTTTCATGCAGTTGTGGAGATGGTTCATTAGGTGAGCCAACCAGGCGAGGTGATGGGCAATGTGGCAATATGCGGCTTCTTCTTAGGCAGCAGCAGAGGGTGAGCACTTTGGAAACTTTTCTTCAAAAATTTGATGGTTAACCTAAAGCTGTGCtctgatgtttttttttccctcccctttccttctccccccccccccccccaccccccctTTTCGTTTTCCAATCTTTAGATCCTCTTGGGAAAGTCCGACATTGCTGGATGGGGAGCCTTTCTAAAGGTAAGTGGAAATTTCTATTACTTTTCATTAGTTGACTGACAATGGTACTTTAACGAACGCATGATCTGATTGCAGAATCCAGTCAACAAAAATGATTATCTTGGAGAGTACACTGGTGAACTGATTTCTCACAGAGAAGCAGATAAGCGTGGAAAAACATACGATCTTGCAAATTCATCATTCCTTTTTGACTTGAATGATCAGGTAGGTGATACTCATTTACAATGCGGACAATGACATGCCAGCTGTTGGATTGGAAATTTACATAAATTTCAACATATTTTGGTTCAAAACGTGACTTCTTTAGCATACAAGAACATCAGAGTTGTGAATTGAGATATTAAAGCTACTGCTTTCTGTGCAGTATGTTCTTGATGCTTATCGTCAAGGAGACAAGCTGAAAT
This genomic interval carries:
- the LOC120006973 gene encoding histone-lysine N-methyltransferase EZA1-like isoform X2 → MVSKKSHGEQSNEGVVNFSHKLNQLKKQIQAERIITVKEKVEKNKRKLETHVSQLILATSRNDVLSADCSAHGRILSSRINYPLCKYGGFTQGPGDGHVINGHEIIYSASINLPYIEKIPPYTTWIFLDRNQRMAEDQSIVGRRRIYYDQHGSEALVCSDSEEDLVEPEEPKHKFTDGEDRILWMALEDHGLDEQVLNIVTQFIGATSTEIEERYSMLKEKFHEKLDLNFKDSGDSGSERGIMLDKSLSAGLDSFDNLFCRRCLLFDCRLHGCSQTLVNPSEKQTYWSEYEDDRKPCSDQCYLQVKVVKNLLEGSVTCDWRGTKFTALEENKRIIVASDADKPKAAEETNFTLVAETMTPVSTYEDPNSNLDETAEVKDTGEYVGKRKIIQHANAAQDTSANSSKEFQDSLSKRQRKLLTLDVVVAASEAKPSLDHNSTGVIENVDLQITGRNTVSESTEHTLKESMDVTTDGAKDVTEVHEPHSSSSSPGGDLGGIAIGSDWKPIEKELFLKGVEMFGKNSCLIARNLLSGLKTCVEVSNYICGSGATVPHRFLAPSLSLEECGKSETDNTEQEMPTRSRLLRRRGRTRKLKYSRKSAGHPSFRKRIADGKSQSCKQYSPCGCQSMCGKQCPCMLDGTCCEKYCGCSKSCKNRFRGCHCAKSQCRSRQCPCFAAGRECDPDVCRNCWVSCGDGSLGEPTRRGDGQCGNMRLLLRQQQRILLGKSDIAGWGAFLKNPVNKNDYLGEYTGELISHREADKRGKTYDLANSSFLFDLNDQYVLDAYRQGDKLKFANHSSNPNCYAKVMLVAGDHRVGIFANEHIEAGEELFYDYRYGPDEAPAWARKPEGSKRDDSSVSQGRAKKHQSH
- the LOC120006973 gene encoding histone-lysine N-methyltransferase EZA1-like isoform X1, whose protein sequence is MVSKASDSSSKTRKSHGEQSNEGVVNFSHKLNQLKKQIQAERIITVKEKVEKNKRKLETHVSQLILATSRNDVLSADCSAHGRILSSRINYPLCKYGGFTQGPGDGHVINGHEIIYSASINLPYIEKIPPYTTWIFLDRNQRMAEDQSIVGRRRIYYDQHGSEALVCSDSEEDLVEPEEPKHKFTDGEDRILWMALEDHGLDEQVLNIVTQFIGATSTEIEERYSMLKEKFHEKLDLNFKDSGDSGSERGIMLDKSLSAGLDSFDNLFCRRCLLFDCRLHGCSQTLVNPSEKQTYWSEYEDDRKPCSDQCYLQVKVVKNLLEGSVTCDWRGTKFTALEENKRIIVASDADKPKAAEETNFTLVAETMTPVSTYEDPNSNLDETAEVKDTGEYVGKRKIIQHANAAQDTSANSSKEFQDSLSKRQRKLLTLDVVVAASEAKPSLDHNSTGVIENVDLQITGRNTVSESTEHTLKESMDVTTDGAKDVTEVHEPHSSSSSPGGDLGGIAIGSDWKPIEKELFLKGVEMFGKNSCLIARNLLSGLKTCVEVSNYICGSGATVPHRFLAPSLSLEECGKSETDNTEQEMPTRSRLLRRRGRTRKLKYSRKSAGHPSFRKRIADGKSQSCKQYSPCGCQSMCGKQCPCMLDGTCCEKYCGCSKSCKNRFRGCHCAKSQCRSRQCPCFAAGRECDPDVCRNCWVSCGDGSLGEPTRRGDGQCGNMRLLLRQQQRILLGKSDIAGWGAFLKNPVNKNDYLGEYTGELISHREADKRGKTYDLANSSFLFDLNDQYVLDAYRQGDKLKFANHSSNPNCYAKVMLVAGDHRVGIFANEHIEAGEELFYDYRYGPDEAPAWARKPEGSKRDDSSVSQGRAKKHQSH
- the LOC120006973 gene encoding histone-lysine N-methyltransferase EZA1-like isoform X3, which translates into the protein MAEDQSIVGRRRIYYDQHGSEALVCSDSEEDLVEPEEPKHKFTDGEDRILWMALEDHGLDEQVLNIVTQFIGATSTEIEERYSMLKEKFHEKLDLNFKDSGDSGSERGIMLDKSLSAGLDSFDNLFCRRCLLFDCRLHGCSQTLVNPSEKQTYWSEYEDDRKPCSDQCYLQVKVVKNLLEGSVTCDWRGTKFTALEENKRIIVASDADKPKAAEETNFTLVAETMTPVSTYEDPNSNLDETAEVKDTGEYVGKRKIIQHANAAQDTSANSSKEFQDSLSKRQRKLLTLDVVVAASEAKPSLDHNSTGVIENVDLQITGRNTVSESTEHTLKESMDVTTDGAKDVTEVHEPHSSSSSPGGDLGGIAIGSDWKPIEKELFLKGVEMFGKNSCLIARNLLSGLKTCVEVSNYICGSGATVPHRFLAPSLSLEECGKSETDNTEQEMPTRSRLLRRRGRTRKLKYSRKSAGHPSFRKRIADGKSQSCKQYSPCGCQSMCGKQCPCMLDGTCCEKYCGCSKSCKNRFRGCHCAKSQCRSRQCPCFAAGRECDPDVCRNCWVSCGDGSLGEPTRRGDGQCGNMRLLLRQQQRILLGKSDIAGWGAFLKNPVNKNDYLGEYTGELISHREADKRGKTYDLANSSFLFDLNDQYVLDAYRQGDKLKFANHSSNPNCYAKVMLVAGDHRVGIFANEHIEAGEELFYDYRYGPDEAPAWARKPEGSKRDDSSVSQGRAKKHQSH